In Aliarcobacter faecis, a genomic segment contains:
- a CDS encoding PP0621 family protein: MLLKVIAVILVGFIIYLLFFKNRRVDGVKKNDKLISDEMVECPTCSTFVSQKEAIVSNGKFYCSKDCLNNKKA, encoded by the coding sequence ATGTTATTAAAAGTTATAGCTGTTATTTTAGTAGGATTTATTATATATTTACTATTTTTTAAAAATAGAAGAGTTGATGGTGTAAAGAAAAATGATAAACTGATATCTGATGAGATGGTTGAATGTCCTACTTGTAGTACTTTTGTTTCTCAAAAAGAGGCTATTGTTAGTAATGGAAAGTTTTATTGCTCTAAAGATTGTTTAAATAATAAAAAGGCTTAA
- the rsmG gene encoding 16S rRNA (guanine(527)-N(7))-methyltransferase RsmG, producing MTLKNILENHNLKLEDSFYKDIEVFVELLQKWGKIHNLSGRLSRDDIYENILDSLFPLTFIENFSSFADIGTGAGYPGLILALAKKDVKAYLIEPRIKRVAFLNMVKATLGLKNLIILQKRVEEVEDLKVQLITSRAVTNTKLLIELTKNIKQENSSYLFYKGSMLENELEEAKLNNYKIVSKNERNYLYIKG from the coding sequence TTGACTTTAAAGAATATATTAGAAAATCATAATTTAAAATTAGAAGATAGTTTTTATAAAGATATTGAAGTTTTTGTAGAACTTCTACAAAAATGGGGAAAAATTCATAATCTAAGTGGAAGATTAAGCCGTGATGATATTTATGAAAATATTTTGGATTCACTTTTTCCTCTTACTTTTATAGAAAATTTCTCTAGTTTTGCTGATATTGGAACAGGTGCTGGATATCCAGGTCTTATCTTAGCACTTGCTAAAAAAGATGTAAAAGCATATTTAATTGAACCTAGAATAAAAAGAGTAGCATTTTTAAATATGGTAAAAGCTACTTTAGGTTTAAAAAATCTTATAATTTTGCAAAAAAGAGTTGAAGAAGTTGAAGATTTAAAGGTTCAGTTAATTACAAGTAGAGCTGTTACAAATACTAAACTTCTTATAGAATTAACAAAAAATATAAAACAAGAGAACTCTTCATATTTGTTTTATAAAGGAAGTATGCTCGAAAATGAGTTAGAAGAGGCAAAATTAAATAACTACAAAATAGTTTCAAAAAATGAGAGAAACTATTTATATATTAAAGGATAA
- the ribA gene encoding GTP cyclohydrolase II → MNIIESNIANLPTKHGNFKIKAYKQKNQEHLVLMSENFNSLDIINLRIHSECLTGDVFGSIKCDCQKQLELAIEYIAKNGGLIIYHRQEGRNIGLLNKVNAYSLQDIGKNTIEANLALGFKEDEREYSIVEYILKDLGVKKINILTNNPVKIEFLETLDVEIVERIPTIVEPNCYNKNYLNTKKEQMGHML, encoded by the coding sequence ATGAATATAATTGAATCAAATATAGCAAACCTTCCTACAAAACACGGAAATTTTAAGATAAAAGCATATAAGCAAAAAAATCAAGAGCATTTAGTTTTAATGAGTGAGAATTTTAACTCTTTAGATATTATAAACCTTAGAATTCACTCTGAATGCCTTACAGGAGATGTTTTTGGAAGTATAAAGTGTGATTGCCAAAAACAGCTTGAACTTGCAATTGAGTATATAGCAAAAAATGGTGGACTTATTATCTATCATAGACAAGAAGGACGGAATATAGGGCTTTTAAATAAGGTAAATGCTTATAGTTTACAAGATATTGGTAAAAATACAATTGAAGCAAATTTAGCTTTGGGTTTTAAAGAAGATGAGAGAGAATATAGCATAGTTGAGTATATTTTAAAGGATTTAGGAGTTAAAAAGATAAATATTCTTACGAATAATCCTGTAAAAATAGAGTTTTTAGAAACTTTAGATGTAGAGATTGTTGAGCGAATTCCTACAATAGTTGAGCCAAATTGCTATAATAAGAACTATTTAAATACAAAAAAAGAGCAAATGGGGCATATGCTTTGA
- the hemB gene encoding porphobilinogen synthase yields the protein MFKRFRRLRLNETLRNLVQETNLRKDDFIYPLFVKEGTGIKIEIASMPGVFQMSIDEILKECEYLQKIGLNSIILFAIPDIKDSVGSECLCDESIIARTIKAIKNKFPNMFIVTDLCFCEYTDHGHCGILDPKTGSVHNDKTLEISAQQALVHARAGANMIAPSGMMDGIITTLRTALDENGFKDLPIMAYSTKFASGYYGPFRDVAESTPSFGDRRTYQMNVANRLEAISESLEDEKEGADILMVKPALAFLDIVRDIRNETKLPLCVYNVSGEYAMLKHAGLAGLIDYERVMMETMIAFKRAGANIIISYHAKEVCEILNRK from the coding sequence ATGTTTAAACGATTTAGAAGATTAAGATTAAATGAGACTTTAAGAAACTTAGTTCAAGAGACAAATTTGCGTAAAGATGACTTTATATATCCCCTATTTGTAAAAGAGGGAACAGGAATAAAAATAGAGATTGCTAGTATGCCTGGTGTTTTTCAAATGAGTATTGATGAAATTTTAAAAGAGTGCGAATATTTGCAAAAAATAGGATTAAACTCAATCATACTTTTTGCAATTCCAGATATAAAAGACTCTGTTGGAAGTGAATGTTTATGCGATGAAAGCATAATTGCAAGAACAATAAAAGCTATAAAAAACAAATTTCCAAATATGTTTATAGTTACAGATTTATGTTTTTGTGAATATACAGATCATGGTCATTGTGGAATACTTGATCCAAAAACTGGGAGTGTTCACAATGATAAAACACTTGAAATATCTGCACAACAAGCTTTAGTTCATGCAAGAGCAGGTGCCAATATGATAGCTCCAAGTGGAATGATGGACGGAATTATTACAACATTAAGAACAGCTTTAGATGAAAATGGTTTTAAAGATTTACCAATTATGGCATACTCTACAAAATTTGCAAGTGGATATTATGGACCATTTCGTGATGTAGCTGAATCAACTCCTTCTTTTGGAGATAGAAGAACTTATCAAATGAATGTAGCAAATAGACTTGAAGCTATTTCTGAATCACTTGAGGATGAAAAAGAGGGAGCTGATATTTTAATGGTAAAACCAGCTTTGGCATTTTTGGATATTGTAAGAGATATTAGAAATGAAACAAAACTTCCACTTTGTGTTTATAATGTAAGTGGAGAGTATGCTATGCTAAAACATGCTGGACTTGCTGGACTAATTGATTATGAAAGAGTTATGATGGAAACTATGATAGCATTTAAAAGAGCTGGAGCAAATATCATAATCTCTTATCATGCTAAAGAGGTTTGTGAGATTTTGAATAGAAAATGA
- a CDS encoding PAS domain-containing sensor histidine kinase has protein sequence MNNYQKAIENSNIVSKTDINGIITFVNDEFVRLFEYSKEELLGKNHNIIRHPDTPKENFKALWDTILNKQVHKATVKNLSKSGKTVYLNTTIIPILDEFGNIFEFIAIRYDITNEVMLQKELKEKQKIIFLQSRMASLGQMLANIAHQWRQPLTELNLTLFNLKKAFESKNQKEFDNFYNSSKNLISGMSNTIEDFTNFFTPQKQKERFLLNLSINEALKILNRVIENEKINIKFNILKDLEVFGIKNELTQVLLNLINNSKDAFIQKNIEQKEINIKTYIKNNFIYLEYLDNAQGVNKELFDRIFEPYFTTKHQSSGTGLGLFICKIIIENSFEGQIMHENIENGLKFTLKFPKIV, from the coding sequence ATGAATAACTACCAAAAAGCAATAGAAAATTCAAATATAGTATCAAAAACAGATATAAATGGCATCATTACTTTTGTAAATGATGAGTTTGTAAGACTTTTTGAATATAGTAAAGAGGAGCTTTTAGGTAAGAACCACAATATAATAAGACATCCTGATACCCCAAAAGAGAATTTCAAAGCTCTTTGGGATACTATCTTAAATAAACAAGTACATAAAGCGACTGTTAAAAATCTCTCAAAAAGTGGCAAAACCGTATATTTAAATACAACAATAATACCAATTTTAGATGAGTTTGGCAATATTTTTGAATTTATTGCAATTAGATATGATATTACAAACGAAGTAATGCTTCAAAAAGAGTTAAAAGAGAAACAAAAAATCATATTTTTACAATCAAGAATGGCAAGTTTAGGACAAATGTTAGCAAATATTGCACATCAATGGAGGCAACCTTTAACAGAGTTAAATCTAACACTTTTTAATCTAAAAAAAGCCTTTGAGTCAAAAAATCAAAAAGAGTTTGATAATTTTTACAATAGCTCTAAAAATTTAATTTCAGGGATGTCAAATACTATTGAAGATTTTACAAACTTTTTTACTCCTCAAAAACAAAAAGAGAGATTTTTATTAAACCTAAGTATAAATGAGGCTTTAAAAATTTTAAATAGGGTTATTGAAAATGAAAAAATCAATATTAAATTTAATATTTTAAAGGATTTAGAGGTTTTTGGAATAAAAAATGAACTTACACAAGTGCTTTTAAACCTTATAAATAATTCAAAAGATGCTTTTATACAAAAAAACATAGAACAAAAAGAGATAAATATAAAAACTTATATAAAAAATAATTTTATCTATCTTGAATATCTTGATAATGCTCAAGGTGTAAATAAAGAGCTATTTGATAGAATTTTTGAGCCATATTTTACAACAAAGCATCAAAGTAGTGGAACTGGTCTTGGTCTTTTTATTTGTAAAATAATTATTGAAAATAGTTTTGAAGGACAAATTATGCATGAAAATATAGAAAATGGTTTAAAATTCACTCTAAAGTTTCCTAAAATAGTATGA
- a CDS encoding response regulator transcription factor, which yields MKNLKILIVEDEQKLANLIRRSIKELFFKVVIAKDGLEALKKFNSFKPDIIISDILMPNLNGLEMSKEIRKQNNTPIIILSAHSQKEMLFQAIDIGINKYFIKPFDIESFIDYLKELSNKINSEKEFKLKDNFVFIKNSISLYKNDEIVNLTKREREFINLLIDNKNSLVKIETIKEFLWEEKDISDERVRTFIKRLRNKTSKDLIENVSSQGYMISI from the coding sequence ATGAAAAATTTAAAAATTTTAATAGTTGAAGATGAGCAAAAATTAGCAAATCTAATAAGAAGGTCAATAAAAGAGCTTTTTTTTAAAGTTGTAATTGCTAAAGATGGTCTTGAAGCGCTAAAAAAATTTAACTCATTTAAACCAGATATTATAATAAGTGATATTTTAATGCCAAATTTAAATGGCTTAGAGATGAGTAAAGAGATAAGAAAACAAAATAATACTCCTATTATTATCTTAAGTGCTCATAGTCAAAAAGAGATGCTTTTTCAAGCAATAGATATAGGTATTAATAAATATTTTATAAAACCATTTGATATTGAAAGTTTTATTGATTATTTAAAAGAGCTTTCAAATAAAATAAATAGTGAAAAAGAGTTTAAATTAAAAGATAATTTTGTATTTATAAAAAACTCAATTAGCTTATATAAAAATGATGAAATAGTAAATCTTACAAAAAGAGAAAGAGAGTTTATAAATCTTCTAATTGACAACAAAAACTCTCTTGTAAAGATTGAAACTATAAAAGAGTTTTTATGGGAAGAGAAAGATATTAGTGATGAAAGAGTTAGAACTTTTATAAAAAGATTAAGAAATAAAACTTCAAAAGATTTAATAGAAAATGTTTCATCTCAAGGATATATGATCTCTATTTAA
- a CDS encoding DUF475 domain-containing protein, translating into MKQKSIISYFYGFFAVWLVASVLLFLYGGFFALYQGTILSVLELSLSFDNAIVNATILATMALVWRRRFLLWGMIIAVFGVRFVFPILIVYFSTSMGFIDSFELAIKNPDEYERIIESSHHIIMSFGGMFLLMLFLKFIFDENKDTHWVKYIEHFATKLSKVGDIKALFIMFLILAITYIAPNEVVMGDEMVIVNKLEIIVPMIIGVISFYLLELLKGAIELKNEEKEQNSDLKVTELSGGFISFLYLEMIDMSFSLDGVLGAFAITQNIVIIMLGLGIGAMAVRSLTIYMVEREVVSKYIYLEHGAMWSIGLLSLSMLVQIFHHLPPMLITTFAIVPIALAFIHSIYKNKNFITDPDN; encoded by the coding sequence TTGAAACAAAAATCTATTATTTCTTATTTCTATGGCTTTTTTGCTGTTTGGCTTGTTGCTTCAGTTTTACTATTTTTGTATGGTGGTTTTTTTGCACTTTACCAAGGAACAATTCTTTCAGTTCTAGAACTTAGTTTGTCATTTGATAATGCAATAGTAAATGCTACTATTTTAGCAACAATGGCACTTGTTTGGAGAAGAAGATTTCTTCTTTGGGGTATGATTATTGCTGTTTTTGGTGTAAGATTTGTATTTCCAATATTAATTGTATATTTTTCTACTTCTATGGGATTTATTGATTCTTTTGAACTTGCAATTAAAAATCCAGATGAGTATGAAAGAATTATAGAAAGTTCTCACCATATTATTATGTCTTTTGGTGGAATGTTTTTATTGATGTTATTTTTGAAATTTATTTTTGATGAAAATAAAGATACTCATTGGGTAAAATATATTGAGCATTTTGCTACTAAACTATCAAAAGTAGGGGATATAAAAGCACTTTTTATTATGTTTTTAATTTTAGCAATTACATATATAGCACCAAATGAGGTTGTTATGGGTGATGAGATGGTAATTGTAAATAAGCTTGAGATAATTGTTCCAATGATTATTGGAGTTATATCTTTTTATTTATTGGAACTATTAAAAGGTGCAATTGAACTTAAAAATGAAGAGAAAGAACAAAATTCTGATTTAAAAGTTACAGAGTTAAGTGGAGGATTTATCTCATTTTTATATCTTGAGATGATTGATATGAGTTTTTCTCTAGATGGAGTTTTAGGAGCTTTTGCTATTACTCAGAATATTGTAATAATTATGTTAGGTTTAGGAATTGGTGCTATGGCTGTAAGAAGCCTTACAATATATATGGTTGAAAGAGAAGTGGTTTCAAAATATATCTATCTTGAACATGGGGCTATGTGGTCTATAGGTCTTTTATCTTTATCTATGTTAGTTCAAATTTTTCATCATTTACCACCAATGCTAATTACTACTTTTGCAATAGTTCCTATTGCTTTAGCTTTTATTCACTCTATTTATAAAAATAAAAACTTTATAACTGATCCAGATAATTAA
- the brnQ gene encoding branched-chain amino acid transport system II carrier protein — MPKQNRLFGDSIILGFAIFSMYFGAGNVIFPPYLGLTSASDWKISFFSYFLADIGFATIAMFALLKVGGNVDDLTNKLGKLSGALLMSAIILCIGPLIALPRTGATTYEMLVVPTFGASFSNSIITSIIYYGLIMFFTFKPTTMIEILGKILTPLLFFGLVLLIVQGFLTPIGEIVVNTSNNNLFFDGLILGYQTLDVLAALAFGIIIIKIVKAKGYEDSKTRFKVIGFASIIAAIGIMIVYFGLSYLGATASSLYGNDIPKAVLLNNIINILFGDYGNFILGIVVFLACFTTGSALVSVTAEYFSKLSNRKISYKTLVIIVTIFSIFVTNIGLEQIISFAGPILSIVYPAAIVLVFLVFFDKYIKNNNVYKFAAFSAMFFCLLELVSSTTGITMDFLKRFPLSNEGLAWIFPAFAFGLIGSFVKEKANTL; from the coding sequence ATGCCTAAGCAAAATAGACTATTTGGGGATAGTATAATTTTAGGTTTTGCAATATTTTCTATGTATTTTGGAGCTGGAAATGTCATTTTCCCTCCATATTTAGGATTAACAAGTGCTAGTGATTGGAAAATATCATTTTTCTCTTACTTCTTAGCTGATATTGGATTTGCAACAATAGCTATGTTTGCACTACTTAAAGTTGGTGGAAATGTAGATGATTTAACAAATAAATTAGGAAAGCTTTCAGGAGCTTTGCTAATGTCAGCAATTATTTTATGTATAGGTCCTTTAATAGCACTTCCAAGAACAGGAGCAACAACTTATGAAATGTTGGTAGTTCCAACATTTGGGGCTAGTTTTTCAAACTCTATTATTACTTCAATTATATATTATGGTTTAATTATGTTTTTTACTTTTAAACCTACAACTATGATTGAAATTTTAGGAAAGATTTTAACTCCTTTACTATTTTTTGGACTTGTTTTATTGATTGTTCAAGGCTTTTTAACTCCTATTGGAGAGATAGTAGTAAATACTTCAAATAATAATCTATTTTTTGATGGATTAATTTTAGGTTATCAAACTCTTGATGTTTTAGCAGCTTTGGCTTTTGGAATTATTATAATTAAAATTGTGAAAGCAAAAGGGTATGAAGATAGTAAAACTAGATTTAAGGTTATCGGTTTTGCTTCTATTATTGCTGCTATTGGAATAATGATTGTATATTTTGGGCTCTCATATTTAGGTGCTACAGCTTCAAGTTTATATGGAAATGATATTCCAAAAGCAGTTTTATTAAATAATATAATAAATATTTTATTTGGAGATTATGGAAATTTTATTTTAGGAATAGTTGTATTCTTAGCTTGTTTTACAACAGGTTCCGCACTTGTAAGTGTTACAGCTGAATACTTCTCAAAGTTAAGTAATAGAAAAATTTCATATAAAACTTTGGTTATTATTGTAACTATATTTAGTATTTTCGTAACAAATATAGGTTTAGAACAGATTATCTCTTTTGCAGGTCCAATTTTAAGTATAGTTTATCCTGCTGCTATTGTGTTAGTTTTTCTTGTTTTTTTTGATAAATATATAAAAAATAATAATGTCTATAAATTTGCTGCCTTTAGTGCTATGTTTTTTTGTTTATTAGAACTTGTTTCATCTACAACAGGAATAACAATGGATTTTTTAAAAAGATTTCCATTATCAAATGAAGGTTTAGCTTGGATTTTTCCAGCTTTTGCTTTTGGTCTAATTGGCTCTTTTGTAAAAGAAAAAGCAAATACATTATAA